DNA from Pelodiscus sinensis isolate JC-2024 chromosome 1, ASM4963464v1, whole genome shotgun sequence:
tttgcggaaaacaaatctcagctgtctacactggcccttttgcgcaaaagttttgtgcagaagggacttttgcccgaatgggagcagcatagtatttccacaaaaagcactgatttcttacagtaggaagtcagtgcttttgcggaaattcaagcgaccagtgtagacagctggcaagcttttcggaaaagcagctgattttccagaaaaactggccagtctagacacagcctgcatgtttatttagaaataagctatttcagaataataactccctaaatagcgatttcaaaatagcacattaatactacaaatgcccatcaaaatagcacatagctgttttgaaatagatcgtccacactgattggaggatgaatcgcatttaaggctccCCAGAAGCactttttcattggaaaaaagtcatgactattattattagaattcataaaaatattttcttacagAATTAATATTGAAtcgcctattcaactgtcattttagtgcaaaggaAATGTGTACTATTACAAATCacaaactaattcaaattagttatggaaagagtgatggaagctttatgagtgtctgattcaaatttactttgtatggtaattattcaataaaatgaataatgttcgAAGACGAAATCCTAAAAATTTAAAGCTgtccttttacttcccttttgcaagcatacTAATAAaaatctattacatatatttcatttcttgaactttcctataagtataatctatgcaaaatgactttgcctggtcaacTAAGGGCCTCACCTGCtgatacaggggtgggcaaagtgccctccatgggccggatccagcccagggCCGCCTTGCcgttcccctacccccaggccctgactggcctgggtgtggggagcacgcaaagtctctccTGTCTTATCTCTGCCATGCCAGGGGCGTGCAGCGGCTAGAGAGGCACACTGGCTAtttcgcatgctcccccacccactgGCACTGATTGGTCTGGGGTCAGGGAGAGCTTGGGAGGTCTCCTCCCActaggtacctagagggaaccccTCCCTCATCCCAAACCAAGcacggtgtgtgtgggggggggtaagTACAAGAAATcccctggtcccaccccttccacccaaggccctgccccttccagggtggcccagggccacttccgaaattttggaagtggcccccattaaaaaattattgcccagctgTGTCCATGTGTGTGGTGTgtagggggggagaagggggatgggCAGCATGGAAATCAATGCCTTTAATATGGCTTATTTGGTTTCTCTGCTCCAAAGATCTGCATTGGATAAACTGCAACACAGGCTACACCTTACAGAGGTGTAGCTGACACCTTGGTTTTGTTCTTTACACCTGACAGAACATTTTCCACTATGGtaataaaactgaaataattgaACACAGGCTCCATAAGCACAGTATAATTCTCaccagctacatctagactgcaagcctctttcaaaagaggctttttcaaaattatcttttgaaaaagcctcttgcgAAAGGGAGCGTcgagactacaagcagattttttgaaaaagtgagctgctttttcgaaagagagcccagacgctctctttcaaaaaagcaggttGCATTCAATAGTACCTCTTTTCAaaacagtactttcgaaaaaaggcgttattctttgtaaaatgaggtttactgtgacCGAATAAACTGccttgttctttcgatttacttttgaaagaatgcggctgcagtctagacacaggtgaagttttttaaaaaaaaggccactttttcgaaaaaaccatgtagtctagacatacctactGTGTACAAATACAACTTCTttataagagagagagaggattaaAATAGCTTTCTGAGACAATGTTGAGAAAAAATCCATAGAAAACTGAGAAAATCAAAAACTCTTTGAAATAATGAGTCTGGAATGAGCTATCTGTTGCAATTTCATTAACAGAGTTGAAGGCTGTTTATTCTTGTTTTTGTTCATTGCCTTTTGTTTCCTTCAGCATCTCTTTCCAATTCTTCTCCATCTCTTCTTTGCAGTTCAAGAATGCATCTTCCAGTTGCCTCATGGAGTTTGCTAAGTCTGGGTTGGTACGCATAACCACCATATCATATGCCATCCAGGTTGCCTGCACTGCAACAACCCAACCAATAGATATTAGATTTCAGCAATGTTGGGATGTCAGAGAAACAATTGATACTCAGGGGAACAGTAGTGGGAATGAATGGTTACCAGTTGTAATCATTGGCCGAGTGATCCTATAATGTAGTAAGTTGAGCAGGTGGCAATTTTTTCTGTTCACAGAAAAATCTGCAATTTTGAATGTTTCCCCATTACAAAATAGagtgaaaattaaataaaaatgaaatttctCAAGAAATGCAATTTTTTGGTCaatcaaaatgtttgttttagttttgatttttttattttacattacatcaaatttaaaatactgaaacaaaatgtcatttcaaaatggaaaatcaAAACATTCTGTTCCAAGAAGGCTGAAATGGAATGTTTCAACAGTACCAAAAcagtttttcaatttttttttaaaacactaaaTTTCATTGAAATTGACAGTTTCTACAAACATTTTGCTTTTGATGAAAAAAGTTTGGTCAGAAAATTTGAACAAGCTGTAATAATAACCAAAGAGCACACTCAAGCTAGGTGCTcacaaataagaacataaaaatggccatactgggtgaaaccaaaggtccatctagcccagtatcctatctgccgacagtggccaatacaggcagtccccgggttatgtacaagatagggactgtaggtttgttcttaagttgaatctgtatgtaagtcggaactggcgtccagattcagccgctgctgaaactgatcagtttcaacagcggctgaatctggacgccagttctgacttacatacagattcaacttaagaaccccaggcatccccaagtcagctgctgctgaaactgatcagcggctgattccaggaagcccggggcaggggcttcctgtagtcagccactggtcagtttcagcagcggctgacttggggacgcctggggcagagcagctggggtgctgctgggttggtccagtagcgccgccgctcctcggcgctactggaccaacccagcagcacccaagctgctctgccccaggcgtcctgattcagccgctgctgaatctgaccagcagtggctgaatcaggacgcctggggcagaacagctggggtgctgcccggttggtccagtagcgcccagagcggcgctacgggaccaactggcagcgccccagctgctgtaccacaggtgtccggagcaaagccacggagcacgggggcagcgggacagcccagacgcgccgtggctgtccgctgcccgtgtgctccgcggctttgctctgctttgccccccccccccccgtcctcctggtctgcagaccggaggcgggtggggggggcaaagcagagccaagcagagccaagccgcggagcacgcgatcagctgacagcccagacgcgtctgggctgtcagctggccgggcgctccggggcttggctctgctttgccccccccatccccctggtctgcagaccagggggacgggggggggggcaaagcagagccaagcagcggagcgcgcgatcagctgacagcccagacgctctgggctgtcagctggccgggcgctccgcggcttggctctgctttgccccccccccccccccccccggtctgcagaccagggggatgggggggaggggcaaagcagagccaagcctcggagcgcgtgggcagcggacagccctgtccactgcccacgtgttccgccgctttgcttcctctccctggtctgctggagaccagggagaggaaccccgttcgtaactgcggatccgacgtaagtcggatccgcgtaactcggggactgcctgtataagatgccccagagggagtgaacacaacaggtaatcctcatgtgatcacTCCCATCATCCATAACCCTACAGTGACAAATAAGTGTGCACATCTTTCCTTATCAATTCTATAATACCAAAACATTGTGAACAGCTCCAAATGTCTGAGCAGCCTTGACAGAGGCCAAGTCTACACCAGCAAGTTATTGCACAGTAAATCAGCCcccagtgctgtaactttctgggtGTCCACAACTGGCAAGGTACTTAGTGCACTCTAAACCATCTTGGTGAGAAGTATAGAGCTTGATGCGCACTGTATACAGCTCTGGGATGCAAGTGTTGAAACTACTGTGTAGTACTGCATCATGAATGGCTTACAgcacccttcccacaatgcctgttcttGCCTCTCTGGTTATCTGTTTGAACTCTACTGCACTCAGGTGACCAACCCTCAGATTCTCCCTTTCCGttctttttgaaatttgaaagtccCCTTCCTGTTGGCTCAGTGACATGTTGTGTGTTCTTTCAGCTTGTCATGCCTGTTCCATGCACCAGGAGATCCCCTGCTTGGAACCAGGCTAACGTGCTGGACCTCATCAATGTTTGGGAAGAAGAGACAGTCTAGTACTAGCTGTGCTCCAGCTGTACAAATTATGATATCTACAGTCACATCTCAAGATGCATGACAGAAAGGGGCCATGACCGAGATGCACTGCCGTGCAGACTCAAACTGAAGGAGCAGTGAAATGCCTACTAAAATGCACAGGAAGTAAACCACCACCCCAGTGCTGCACTCGCAACCTACAGACTCTACAAAGAGCTGAATTATATATTTTGAGGTGATCCACCTTCACTCCAAAACtccccggctacgtctagactgccatgattttgcgcaaatgcttttaatgaaaaagtttttccgttgaaaccatttgcagaaaagagcatctagattggcacggatgcttttctgcaaaagcactttttgcggaaaagcatccgtgccaatctagacgcggttttgcgcaagaaagccccgatcgccattttcgccatccgggcttttttgcgaaaaacagtttttagctgtctacactggccctcttgcgcaaaaacatttccagaaaagggcttttgcccgaacgggaacgtcaaagcatttgcgcaagaagcactgatttcggacagtagaatgtcagtgcttttgcgcaaaatcaagtggccagtgtagacggttggcaagtttttgcgcaaaagcagctgcttttgcggaaaaacttgccaatctagacacagctccCAGGAATACTTCCCCAGAGTGGGCCAAGACAGGAGGAGGAAGTTGTGTTCAAGTGTGCTGAGAAGAAATGGGAACCAGAGGCAGAGGAGGAATTAGCATCCACAAAGGCTTGCAGTCAGGAGCTGTTTTGTACTCCTCATAAGGTAAGCCACTCGCAGGTCTTGGAGGCTGCGGATGATGCACATGGTAAGTGGATTGGGTCTCAAGAAGCACTCAAGTGACTTGTCGGGAGCAGGAGTGTTACATAAAGGAGGCTTTGTGGTTCTGTGTGATGTTGCCACCAGCACAGGATTGGTCAGATGGTGAACAGACCATTGATGCAATCACTTATATAATAGTAATCTGCCACACAGATCTCAGAAAATGCCATGCAGCTGCTGTGCCACCTGTCTCCGCAAATTAGCTGGCAAAGCAAACATGGTCTTTGACCCCTGAAGGCCAATGTTCCCTTGCCAATGTGCCATCAGCACGGAGGGGACGGGGGACCATCACTGCACAAAGACAAGCCGCATACAATCCAGGACGGAACTTGCAGTTGAGTAAAAGACACTCCTTTGCTTCCTTCTCACCATAAGCAGTGAAATATCTTCCAGGATGAATACTCTGTGTGTCCATTAGTAATGATGAAATGAGTGTCCATTAGTAACTTTcagtccctccccctctccaagtGCTCTGGCCAAAGTACAGTACAGCCATGCGCAAATGAAAACTTGTGCTTTCCGGCATGAATAAAAATCCCTACCCAGCTGCACGAAGGGATTTCCCTCTGCCACTGCAGCAAAGGtttcccctgcccagctgcaccAAATGTTTTACCTACCCTGGTGGTGAATTCACCATTGTGGGGTTCCTGTATTTTATGTATGCTCACTCTGGGACAGTCAGGCAGTGCAAGGTATATGAACAGTGCTATGTCTAATGTTAACAATGGACCCTCTGTAACAATGCACGTCCCAGCTCCCTGACATGACACTATTCTCATATCTTGGTCGTTAATGCTTGTCATTCTCTGATTTTGGAGGTACCAGTTCTTCCATGGTTTTTGCAAACTGAATCTCATTGTGTTTATGTTCTAATTATGTTTTAAAGCTCTGTAAAttccttttgtattttttttgttctCATTACCAACTTCTCCCACTATAATCTGAATTTCATTTATGACCTGAGCTATAAACACCTTCCAGTTAACTTTTTATGTTAACATTTGTTGTCACAGTCTGTCAGATGTGCTCTACAAGATGTATTCTTCAATTTAATACACTGTGGGCATTCTTAGATCTCAATCTCATTAATAGATTTTGGTACAGATCTCTTTCTCCTCTTATATGTTTCTGCTATACAGAGAAGTTTGAAGTCCACTCTCCTTTACCCTTACATGTTTACCGCTATTATTTCTATGCACTGCTATAATGCTCGTGTAACGGAACGGAATGGAACCTCTCTATATCTTGaattataaagccagctggctctcatctAAAGCAgtagaggaaactcattctttctctctgcaaGTGGTGTACATGTTACTACATGAGATcagtggcagatatagggcagggcgagcagggtggcctccccaggccctgcccttcaAGACGCCccacgcatgtgccgtgtcaaagggggggccccgcgaaattgtgctgccatgggccccgcaaaatcctcatctgcccctgcatggGGCAATGAACCTCACCCAATAGATGCATAGGTTATACCTGCATGCTCTAGCAGCAAATGCAAAATCTATCcttcaaaaaaaacaaacaaacaaacaaacaaataaacaaaaaatctaACCCACACCTGATAGTTTTTCCATTTCTTCTAGCAGTTTTTCTAAGTCCCTGTTCAGGTCCTCCAGCATTTTTACCATGTTGTCATAGTTTCTTTCCTGAGGTTCAGATTTGGCCATCTACAAGAAAAGCAAGAATGGAGCAGTTTGGGGGAGTAAGGAAATAAAGCTTTTTCATACAAAGgggaaaataacattttaaattgtatctttaaaagtaaaaatgaatatattaaTGTCCTAGATTCACTTGCTAAATTCATTTAGCGCTTgaaaaacaagtagttctgtggcaccttgtaaACTAACACTCCcgcttatctgatgaagtgggttttgcccacgaaaactcatgatactatatgtatttttgttagtctctaacgtgccacaggattacttatggttttacagactaacatggctactcctctgagactagtTAGCTTTTGGACAATGCTATGAGGCTCTTGTGTGTTGCCTAGCACTTTAAATTCACTCTGAAATCTAGTTTTGGACACAAAGGTCAGTTGCCTGCAGCATCAAGCCTGTGTTCTTTGTGAACTTTATAAGTCACTGTAATAGACCAGGACATTAGCAGATCCTTTCTAACCTTCTACTTTCCTCGATTGGATTCTTCATCTGCCTGCTCTGGCAGTTGCCAATACCTGACACTTGTGAGATCTCCCCAATACACTAAAGACAAAGTTGAGCGTCAAAAGTTAGGCACTTATGTACCATATCTGGGCACCCACATAAATACTTGATTTGTAGAGATGCGGAACCTCCACAATTCACTAACTTCAGCAGAAATAGCAGGAGCTCAATACCTGAAAATCAGCCCTCTTCTGTAGGTGCTAATTTCGGGCAATCACCTTTCGGAATGCTGGTACTGGCCCATTAAGACCCCTGGGACTTTGGGGGAAAGTTCTAGGGGGACTAAATACTAAATTAATGTAGTTGCTCTGATTCTGCCTTGTTCGTTTTGTTGGTGTTTtttgtctggtaatttctcagtACACTTGGCGGGCACCTTTCTCCAGCTCTTATTTTGAATGAATATTGTCCGTAGGGATGTTGATTTTCTGACTAGAGGTAAAGGTGTTTTAAGGAAGTTAAGATTTCCAGCCGAAAGCCTCTGATGCTCAAGGGCGCCAGGCCCGTCACGCGGGCTCCTAGCAGGGCGGCGCAAACGCACCTTCCCCAGGGTCCTTCAAGGAAGTGTGAGGCCGGGCGGCACCTGCGCGTTTCACCAGAACACGCCCTCCCGCCACAGGCCGCCGGCGCCTGTTCGCAGCGTCCCCCCGCGCAGAGGCAGAGGCGGGCGTCGGGCGTCACCCCCAGCCGGCAGGGGCAGGCGCCCGAGCAGCGCGCGCAgactctgctctgcccctgccgctCCGGAGCGCCCGCGAGCCCCCGACTCCCGCACCCAGCGAACGGAAACTGGCCCCGCCCCGAGCCAGACCCGGCCCACGCGCCTCTCGCGAGCCAGTGAACCCGGAAACGAGGCTCCCGCCAGGCCCCTCGCGGCCAGCGCCTCAGCCGCCCGCTTTCCCGCCCAAACCAACTGTCTCCGCCCCGCGCGCTTCCCGTGGTCGCACGTGTCTGCTGCCTCTCGAACTGTGGGGAAATAAAACCAGCGCGCGGAGCTGGAAACCAAAACCTgatgcccccttcccagcctaaGCCGGTCTCCTTGGCCGCCTCACGGGCTCGTCGCACAATAAAATGCCCGTTTCTCGGATTAGAGGGAATGAAAAACAGCAGCGGGAGGGCAGCTACTGGGGCGCTGGGCTCCTCCGTGTTGAGGCGCAGGGCAGGGCACGAAGGTTTGCGCTGGCTTGATGCTCTGCGCCACGTTAATTAAACTAAAGGCTTAATTGCTATTGAATTGCTACCGAGCTGGCTCTGACGGGCGAGAGCCCAGCACCCCCCAAAACACTTCCCGAAGGTTGTGTTCCTGTACTGCAGCCCCCCAGCTCGTGCGCAGGCCAGGCTCTCAAGTGACTGGTGCAGTTCGTCTGGTGTCTGGCTTTGCTGTGCTGGGTCGGGCCCTTGGCCTGTGATGTGCTTCTTGCCAAGCTGTATCTGCAACCATTGCTCAAGCCCGTCTGGGGTCATGACTGCTGCTGTGCCACATGATCAAATCTTGGGTCCATTTAATTGTCTCTCACCCACTGCCTATACTGAAAAGCCTGAGATGTTCCTCTTCTGTGACACCACATTTCCTGTTTCTTGCtcccatttcacacacacacttggttTCCTGTTCCCTTTGAAACAACTGACATTGAATAATTTTCAATTAAAAGAATAATCTGTCCCTGATTTTAAGCGAATTATAATAAAACAGTGGTTGAAGGACTGATGAATTAAGATGTATTTTCTTGCATACTTCCTGGAAAAGATACATCTCGCTACTCTCTATGCAGTTTAGTTCATGTCCCTTTCATGGCTGTGGCTGTTGCAGCTCCACAACTTGGGGCACTGATAACTCTGGTTGCACTAGGAATCCTGTGATTTTGGAACCTACCCCCAAAACTACAGAAATCTCTGAAAAgctaaggctatgtccacactgcttacCTTACAGCAGCAAGGGATAAAGTGTAGCCATTCTTGGTCTGCCAGAGAGAGCTGACCTGCCAAGAGATTGAAAACCATCCCCAATGAAGGGTGGTAGCTTTGTTGGCATGAGAGTATGCCCTGATGACAAAGTGCTATACACACCAGCACTTTTTGTCAGTAAAACTTTTCTCAGTGTGGAGTCCTGGAGATGCATGAGAGGAGGCTGTGGGGCCAcgtgactccccctccccccgacatgCTGTGGGCGGAAGGAGAAAGGGGCCATTCTTCACAACTCTCTATcacttccctgctggccactcctcaCATCTCTCCATCacctccctgctggccactcctcaCATCTCTCCATCacctccctgctggccactcctcaCATCTCTCCATCacctccctgctggccactcctcaTCCCTCTCCATTGCCTCCCTGCTGCCCACTCCTCACACCTCTCCATCACCACTCCTCTGGCCActccttatgcctctccatcaccttcctgctggtcactcttCATGCCTCTCCATCacctccctgctggccactcctcaTGCCTCTCCATTGCTGCTCCATTGACTGCTCCTCATGTTTCTCCATCATCTCTTTGCTGGCCACTCCTCACACCTCTCCATcgcctccctgctggccactaTTCATGCCTCTCCATCGCTGCTCTTCTGGCCGCTCCTCATGCCTTGCCATTGCCACCCTGCTGACTTCATTGTGCTGCCATCGCTCTGCTGTCTGCTCCTCATGTCACCAACCTCTGCTGGCTACACATCTCCACCATGGACCTGTTGGCTCTCAGTCACCAACTGCTTGCTGTTTCCACTGGTTTGCGGTGGATTTGGATCTGGGCCAAACCTCATGATTTCAGCTTTCAGTGAGATCAGCTCTCAACCCAAAgtacagtccagccacaagagatttCAGCATCCTCTAGAgtaaatttaaataataataaagactccttatggagcctttctttagctctatcattgaaacagtggggagaaacagattGAGCCAGTCTTACAGTATGGCGGGCCTGTAACCTGCTGACTCAGAGTCCTGCCCTCCTCAGCTTAAGCTCACAGGGTTTATTGataatgacagtgtctctctcctttgtgccaggttaagcacagacttttttcttttgtattcccacaataattacagacattgcaattagtattaacacaatTTATGACCCAACACCAGTCAggctgattacaatgagcaaaacactatTCAGTTACAAGGAGCAAACCACCATTGAAACAGCCGAATATTTAACACATTGAAGCAAAGCAGGGGTAAACAATATTTACATAGATACACCCAGagtttctctcccattccagctgTCTATAATGGAAGCTTTCATTCATACCCTCTTACACATCTATGAAATGGGTAACATTTCTAAGTAGAAATTGGAGACTATATAATAATCATCTTAATAGTGATGATGATGGTAATGAAAATGATTCTCTCCCCACCATGAATTGTTCTCTTACAGCCTTGAAAATGTGGACCAACTATGGGAACCATTATGGTGCCTGAGTGCTAGAGGGAAAAAAGATATTTGATTAATATTGCCAGTGTTTGTTGAGTGATTCATTAACTGGACATCACTCTACCAGCCGGTTGAGTGCAAAAGAAAATTTTTGTATAAATTGTTatatgcaaaataaaatattggCCAAGTCAACCAGCTTTAGTAAACAGAAAATGATGCTTCAGGATAGGGAAAGAATGAGTTATTATTCAGTAGCAATGATTTTTTTATTCCACTGGGTGGCAGAAgagcatatttttaaaatcagggaTCATGTTTTCCTTCTTGAGATAAAGTGTTATAATTTCCAGTGCTGGGTTTAAATTGgcataaatgagagcagaatcaagCCATACTTTACTTAGAAGGCAACTGATCACTCTATACATTTCCTGTGGAGAGTCTTTGAGAGGTTTTCATTCACGTATGAGAAATAATCTCTCTACTGGAAGTATTTCCTATTGCTGAGTGACATTTTCCAGTTTGCTTTTGCTAGTGAACTTTGCTTGCTGTCAGTAATAAGAAAAGTGGAAAACTTACCTTCAAACTCATATCACAACAAAATGTGTCTCTGTaaaataatttgcatttttttcttatCCTTTATTTCAGATAGTTTCCAATGGTAAAAACAGAAGCAATTAATAAACtgacattttaataattttttaaataaattaatatggCTTTTGTAATGGTTTCTCCAGAATGTCATATGATTTTTAACCCTTGGGTTGAACATAGCATACATGGAATGCAGCAGTGAACTGAACCATTATTCACAAACAGTTACCAATGGTTTGATAAATAATTATGAGGCTATGGATGACAGCCAGaatagtttttgtttgtttgtttgtttgttttgtttggactGGTCTACACAATGTTTTGTAGCCTATGTTGATTAGGAGTGTGATGTTGTATCTATCTAGTCACCAGTACGAGCCCTAGTGTGATTGCAGTTGTATCTATATATGGGTATGAGGGCCTTACACTAATATAGACTGTTCCTCTACCACTACCACCATAGTTGTACTGATACAAGGCACTCTATACTGCAGTAACTGCACCCACATCACTGGGGTGTTGTGCACTATACTGGCATAGTTAAAGGGATAGAACTTTTGTCTATTGACAAGAGTCTATACTTTTCATTATACACGTGGCATGCTAAGACATCTGGTATTATTTCTGCTACCCTGTTAAacaattgaaatattttaaactgcACAATGAATAGTGATTAGCAGAGAATAAGTGATTCATGATATTTTGGGATTCATTAGCATTTTCACAATTTTCTACAATTGGCCTCAAGCTTACAAATAAAATGATATTACCCCATGCAGTGGCAACATGTGGCCCCCTtgttccctccccgctcccatccc
Protein-coding regions in this window:
- the LOC142819006 gene encoding synaptonemal complex central element protein 3-like, whose amino-acid sequence is MAKSEPQERNYDNMVKMLEDLNRDLEKLLEEMEKLSVQATWMAYDMVVMRTNPDLANSMRQLEDAFLNCKEEMEKNWKEMLKETKGNEQKQE